Within Kineothrix sp. MB12-C1, the genomic segment TTCTTCGCTACACCCGGACACGAAGAGATTATCGAACAGCAGCGGGCCGAAATACAACAGCGTAATATCGCTGCTCAGCAGGCCGCTCTTGCTGCTCAACAGGCGGCAGCCGAACAAGCACAGCAAGCCGGGGAACAACAACCATAATGATAGAATTTTATAAAAGAGGCAGTTGCTTTTACAAGCAGCTGCCTCTTCTTTCCTAATTTCTTTTACTTTTATCTCTTTTACTTCTTACTACTTTCACCCTTTGGCATATCCTTATTCTACACGCCTTTAATATCACGGATTTTCTCTTCTAATGCTTCCACACCGCTTTTTGCATTAGTAATTGCACTGCATTGCTCTACGAAGTCATTATATTCTGCCTCTTTGAACTGCTCGTAATAAAGTCTTCCGATTTCCATGTAGTTTTTCTTAATTACCTCTTCACAAGCATTGATCTGACTCCTCAGATTAGCTATTTCAGCCAAATCCTTTGCTTTATCCGTTACGTCCTTCCCTGCTGTTACGATTGTAGCTCCTACCTTTTCAAAAAAATCCATCCTCTTAATCCTCCTATTTTTGATTTGTTTTATGTTTTATAGTTCTGTCCTTCCCTTGCGTACTCCATGGCATTATGTAAGCTAGCCCGCCTCTCTTCTTCCGTCACCTTGCGAAGTATTTTACCCGGACAGCCTATAACGAGGGAATCGTCAGGAATTACCATATTCTGAGGCACTAATGCTCCTGCACCTATAATACAGTTTTTCCCTACTTTTGCTCCATTCAGAATAATAGCTCCCATACCTACCAGCGTATTATCCCCGATTGTACTTCCATGAACGATGGCGCTATGCCCAACAGTTACATTCTCACCGATATACACCGGAAAGTCAGTCTCCACATGCACCACTGCATTGTCTTGAATATTGCTTCTATTGCCAATGATAATCTCATCTCTGTCAGCCCTTACGGTAGCATGAAACCATATACTGCATTCTTCTCCTACTCTAACATCGCCCAGTACGATTGCTCCCTGTGCAATAAATGCACTACTATGAATCTTCCCTTCTTCCATTTCAAACCTCCGTCATCTGCTTTTGTTACTCCATTCTACTACTATTCTAACTCTTATTTCAATACTATTCTATTTCTTTGCTCTCTTATAATTCCCTGTCAGGAAGAAACAATCTTCTTCTTGGACCATTTTCCTGTCAACATCCATAAAAAGGATATGATATAATTGGCTACCCATCCCATCGGTACCGCATACCAAACCGCTTCGATTCCCCATATACCGGCAAACTGAAACGATATAAACACACGAATCCCCAGATTTATCAAATTAGCTATCGTAAATACTGCCACATCACCCGCTCCCCTGAGAACCCCATCCGTAATTGATTTCAGTCCGATAAACACGAAGAAAAAGCGAATAAATGTAATATAAGCATTTCCGACCGCAAAAGCTTCTCCTCCGCTTTCACTATCGATAAACGCAGAAATTAGTTGCCCATGGAAAATAGTTAATATAAGAAATGTAATCACGGCAAAAGCAAAGATTAAAACATAGGCACTCCGATATCCTTGCCTCACTCTATCTGCCCTTTCAGCGCCCATATTCTGTGCGGTAAAAGTGGAAACAGCATTCCCCATCGCAATCATCGATACAATACAAATAGACTCGATACGGATTCCCGAAGTGTATCCGGCCAGAACTGAGGATCCGAAGCCATTCACTACGGACTGCACAACTAACATTCCAATAGATACAATGGATTGCTGGATCATAGACGGAAGCGCAATCCTTAACATTTTCCCGAGCATGTCCCCACGGAAGGCTACAAATTTATCTTCCTGCCCTCCATACTGCCTCAAGCGCCTTGTTAGTATAGAGAAGGAAAGAAGCGCTGAAATCCCCTGCGCAATTACTGTTGCAACCGCCACTCCCGCTACTCCCATATGTAACGAAAGCACCATATATAAATCCAACACAACATTTAATATAGAGGAAAAAATAAGAAGATAAAGAGGTGTCTTAGAATCCCCTAAGGAATTAAACAAAGCGGATAAAATATTATACATAAATAAGAATGGAAGTCCTACAAAATAAATCCTTAAATATAAGATTGCATCTGCTAAGATATTTTCCGGTGTCCGAAGTGCCAACAATATATTTTCGCACATAACGAAACCGAATACTCCCATGACAATGCTAAGAACTGCAAAGCTAATCAGTGCCGTATATACTGATATTTTCATTTTATCATGGAGTCCTGCACCCAAATACTGGGAAGTTACTACCGATGCCCCGATTCCTCCTCCTATGGCAATCATAATAAAAACTGTCGTCAGAGAATAAGATGCTCCTACCGCTGCCAACGCCTCTTCTCCTACAAATCGCCCTACGATTATTGAGTCTGCCATATTATAAAACTGTTGGAACAAGTTCCCGATTATAAGCGGAAGCGCAAAGAAAAACAGTGACTTTCCCGGCGCATCCGTAAGCATGTTGTACTTCTTCATTTTCAAATAACACTCCTTTGTAAGATCATTGTTGCTTCGCCTCTTACTATATTACATATAGTTTTTACAGTAAATAGCCAGATTATTAAAATAAAAGAAAAACCTCCATAAACATTGCATATATTATTACGGCAACGTTTATGGAGCTTTATATTATTTATATTTTATATACGCTTTGAAACTCTTCAAAAATTCTTTTATCTCGCTAATCTTCTTTCCGCTAAGTCTTTTGAAATTTGAGGGTAAATCTTATCAATATTAGCAAATAGCAAAATAATAAGTCCAACTGCAAATAATACGAACGGAACTGCTGTAAATAACATCTTAATAGCATTAACGGTTTCTGTTGTCTGAGATGCGAGCACACCATTATAATGCCCCCACGCAAGTCCCCAGCCAACAACAGCTGCGCCAAATCCTGAGCCAACTTTCATTCCAAAGCTCGTCGCTGAATAAGTAAGCCCATCAATACGTACTCCGGTCTTCCACTCTCCATAATCTACAATATCCGCAACCATCGCAAACAGTCCTGCCGTATGAGGAATACCACCGATACCCAATAATACAAGTCCCGTAATGGTTCCAGGCAATGAAGCCGGCATTACCATCATCATACCAACCCCAAACATTTCTAATACATAACCTATTACAAGGCTCTTCCATTTTCCAAGCATCTTGGAAATTTGAGGATAAAGAAGATTACCAATCATCTTAGGTAAAATAAAGCATAATGTCAAAGTTCCCATTAATGCCGCATTTCCCAATACATCCCTTGCAAAGTAGATACGAATGCCATTATTAATACCAAGTGCTGTATAATTTATAATGAAAATCAAAGTAATTAAAACGAAGTATTTATTCTTAAATAGTATCTTAAAGGAATGAATTACAGATACTTTTTCCTTTTCTTCCTTCTTTTCTTGCACATCAACAAAGTTGCGTTCCTTCGTAAAGAAGAAAGTAATCAGCAACAGTACGATTGCAATTATACCAAAAATAATCGCCATTCCGGTCCAGCCAAATTTGTTAACTAGTTTCATGGTATTGTAGTTGATAATTAAAACAACACTCATTGTACAGAAGAATCTCATAGAGCTCATAGTAACACGATCCTTGGGGTCCGGAGCTTCTAAAGACAACAATGTATTATAAGCAAGGTTACTTGCGGTATAAATAACTGCTGCCATAATAGTATAGGAAATAGCGGCATATGCTATTTTGGCACCACTGCTAAAAGAATCCGGCACGCTAAACAGCAATACAAGACCAACTCCCATAGGAACTGCAGACCAGAGAATCCATGGTCTCGCTTTACCTAAGCGGGTATGAGTCCTGTCAATAATCACACCCATTCCTAAATCCGAAAATCCATCCACAAGTCTTGACAACAGCATAATAGTACCTATTACTGCCGCACTAATACCAACATTATCCGTATAATACAATGTTAAGAAAGAACCAATTGTCGTCCATATAAAGTTACATCCCCCATCACCGACTGCAAAAGCAAGTTTCTCATAAAATGGTATCTTATTTTTCATTTTCTTCCTCCTAGATTGTAATCGTTGTCTTCAACAAATCCTTTGTTGCACTACTTGTACCCAAATACACCTCATACTCCATATGTTCTATTTCAAATGCATTTTTCTCCTCATTAAACCAGGAAAGTTCTGAAACAGGGCAGGATATAATAACCTGACGCTTTTCGCTTTGCTGCAAATGCACTCTTTTAAAACCTTTTAAGGTTTTAAAAGGTCTTTCAACCTTAGAATGCTCAAATCCCACATACAGCTGCAATACTTCATCTCCTTCACAATCCCCGGTATTTTTCAGTTCACAGCACGCATAAAGTACATCATCTGCTACCCATGCTTTCATCTTATCTTTAGTAAAAGATGTATAAGATAAACCAAATCCAAATGGTACTTCCGGTTCCACTCCCTCCTTTTCAAGCTTTCGGTATCCATGAAAATACTCATAATACTGATACTCTGCATCCCAGTCCACCTGAGGCAAATCACTTTCCTTTTTGGGAATTACGAAAGGAAGTTTCCCGCTTGGGTTGACATCTCCATAAATAATTTCTCCCAGTGCTGTTCCACCTTCCATCCCCGGATAGTAGGCCATTACAATAGAGCTCACACAGTCTTTCCACTCACTTATCAAAATAGTACTTCCGCCAATTAAAACAGCAATTGAGTTATTATTTACAGGTCCTATATGTTTCAGTAACTCTATATCTTCTTTGTGAAGTCCGAGACCAGTTCTTCGATCCCCGCCAATAGCACCTGTATAGACATCTTCCTTATTCGGAGCAACAAACTCACCCTCGTCATTGAAATCATATCCTACAACAAAGATTACTGCATCTGCAGATTCAGCCAGCTTTTTGCAATGATTCAAATCCTCCCCTTCGTAATAAATTACCTCTGTGTTGGAAGATGCCTTTACTATTCCCTGTAAAGGGGTAACTACATAAGGCGGGAAAACCTGACTTGATCCCTTATCACCAGTCGCTTCATCCTGGGCCAGTTTGCCAAAAACAACAACTTGTCTGGTTGTTTTCTTATCCAGCGGTAATACATGATTTTGATTTTTAATCAAAGTAATACCTTCTCTCGCAGATTGCAATGCTAACTGTATATGGTCTTTACATCCCACCACATCCATCTTTACTCTTTCTTTATCTTCTGTAAAAGCTAATATTGTTCGTATAATCCGAAGGGCCGCATCATCAATTTTACCTTCATCTACCAGACCTTCCTTCACCGCATTTATAAGCTTTTCGCCAAAAAACTTGGTCACGCACATCTCCATGTTCTGACCACCATTTACTGCCTCTACTGTATCTTTCACACCCCATACAAAGTCGCTCATAATAAATCCATCAAATCCCCATTCTTCTTTTAAAACCTGATTTAACAGATAATTATTATGACCACACATCGTTCCTTTGTAGAGATTATAAGCACTCATAACAGAGCCCGCTCCGGCATCAATACACTTTTTAAAATGAGGAAGAAACACTTCTCTTTCTGTCCTTTTACTACAGTCAATATTCACCTTAAATCTTGCATTTTCCATCTGATTAAAGGCGAAGTGCTTCAAGCAGGCCATAACACCATGTTTTTGCACTCCTTTTACCAAAGCTGCTCCCATCTCTCCTAATTCAAAGGAATCTTCTCCATAGGTTTCCTGACTTCTGCCCCAACCAGGGTTATAGGGCAGATTGATGCATACACCTGCAAAAAGATTTCCACCAAATGCAAGTACTTCTCTGGCTATTGCTTCTCCTATCTCTTCTTCCAGCTCCGTATCAAAGGTTGCACCCCGAAGCATGGAAACAGGAAAGCATGTACTTTTTCCATTTCCGCAAACAACTCCTCTGGGACCATCACAAAAAAGCATGGGGGAAATCCCCTTTTCCGGTATTCCACCCGCCGGATACGGAAACTGATTATAATGTTCTTTCGTCAATTTCCGTATTGCGCCACGCACCTCTTCAAAGGTCATGCTCCCACTCATCAAGGATACCTTTTCCTCCAACGACAAAGTATCTACAATACTTTTCGCCTTATCGGTAAATAACATCCTCTTTTCCTTGCTGTATTTCATCATCCTTTATCCTCCAATATTTCCAGTAAGATTCGTTTTGCTTCACCTTGTTCAAAATCAAGGTACCCTCTTAGCTTAGGGCTTCCTTCTATGTCTATTTTTCGTTGACGATATTCATTGGGTGTTAATCCTGCACTCTTTTTAAAAATACGATAAAAAGTATTTTCTGAACCAAATCCACATTCATCAATAATGCATCCGATACTCTTCTCTGTATTTTTCAGTAGCCGTTTAGCTTCATTCACTCGTAACGTATCAAGCATTTCTTTTAAAGAAAATCCGGCATGTTCTTTTAAATATCGATATACTGTCTTCTCTCCCATACCAATCTCTTTATAAAGGCTGCCCATAACGTCTTCTTCTGACAGATTATCTTTCAAATAATCGATAATTTTCATCAGCGTGGCCGCATTGCTGTCAGACTGCTCTGTCTTCAAATGCATATCATACTGCACATATTCAAATAAATCTGCAATCAAATCATAAACCTTGGCCCTCAAACGGTAGCAAGCCTTCCTGTCCTGCTGCAATACAGGTAATACGATTCCAGCAACTTTCTTCACAAAATAGCTATACTCCTTTTTTGCCGATTCTTCATTCACAACACTGTTTAGATAAAAGCGATAATAAGCATTGTCACTATTTTCTTTTTTAAAAAGTCCCGGATCCAATTGTAAAATCATACAAATATTTTGATCTTCACTTTTTATTTCATGTACAGTTTTAGAATTCACCAGAATAATATCTCCTTGGTGCATATCGATCGGCTTGGGACTAACACTTACTATAATGCTACCTTTCAACACTACAATTAGTTCATATTCATAGTGCCAATGAAAGCTACTGCTTTGAATAGAAGCAGCAAAAGCATTAACTGGATATTGATTTTTAAATTCAACTGTTTCAAAAATATATGAGCTCATATTCTTTTCCTTTTGTGTAGCCTTATAGATATCATAAAATAATTATATTATAATTTAATAATTTTTGTTGTCACAATCGTTTTAATGTACTGTCAAAAAAGGACATTATGACGATATATCTTATAATATAAATTCCAATTTATACATTTTGTATAATATCTTCTCATTTAATTTGGTTAATTATACCTTGACTAGTGAACCAACCTGTACTAATTTAGACTAATCCTCATTTCCTATTGGTTCTCTTAACGGATGATATAAGAAGTGTTCCTATGAAGATTCAATTTTCGATAAAAAGTGTTTTTTTCATTGACAAAGATATTCTTAAATGATACAATGACTTTCGGTATTGCTGATGTGGCACAGTCGGTAGCGCACCTCATTGGTAGTGAGGAGGTCACGGGTTCGATTCCCGTCATCAGCTTGTGAAAAGTCCTTGATTTCAGGGACTTTTTTTATTGTTGGGATTTGTTTCTTGATGTGGTATTAGAAAAATCATAACTTCATACCTCTCGGTATATGACAATGTAATAGTTTAAATCATTCAATCAAAAACACTTTATATATAACACTATTTCCTGTGGAGAAAAAAGAAAAGAAAAAACAGCATTATAATAAAATCAGGAGCAGAATTCTGTTTCCAGTTTTCTGCTCCATACAACTATTCACAAATCATATATCGGTTCTTGGTATTTTTAAAATATATATATTTATAATTTGGATAGCACCACTGCTCTGTTGTTCCCCATGAACATGTGTTTTTGTTCTTTTCATTTGGATATTATTTATCCACTGGGATGACAGCCCCTTCTTATTGCTTCTCCGTATTAATAGCTATAACTTTTAATCCTTCATCCAGCACTTCTCCAATCCAAACTTCTCCGTTCCCAAGCATAATACCCTGCCAATTAGCAAAAAGGTTCTTGCAAGAGGCTGTCTCCAACGCCTCTTTATATTCCTCACTTAACACAATATCCGCGTGCGCAAGACTTTCCTCATCTACGTATTCTACTCCTTGTATCGTGATCGGATAAGTAGCCATCTCAGAAACCGCCGCCCAGTCCTCATTCAAGATAGCTGCCTTCATCGACTCTGCAAACTCTTCTACCTCCTGCTTTGACTTCGAGGTACACACACTATAATAATCCATATCCTCAGAAACAAGGCTTTCTTCGTCTACTACATCATTATGACTATCCTCTGAATTTTCTTCTGTTTCATTATCAAAATTTTCCGCTATCCCTTCCCCTCCATTGCCGCACCCCATTAGTATCATAACAATAGATGTAGCTGCTAGTGCCAATACATATTTTCTAAGCATAATTAACATCATCTCCTTTTTAAATATATCATCTGTTCTGTCCTCTTGGTCACAATAGTAACTTTTTACGCATAGTCTAGTCTACAAATTTTAATAGCTCACAATCACTACAATATGGCACCCTATTTGACTTTTATAAATCCCCCTTAATTTATCAATAACAACTCTGATTGTAGGATTACAATACATGTGTTACAAAACTGAATAATATAAAAGCAAGGATACCTTTTTGTGTTATATTTAAGTCACCACAACAAAAATCAACGCAAAGGAGTGTATTCTCGCATGGCTAGTATAACACAGGATATGAGGTACCGTCTATCTCTCATTCATTACGCTGATAAGTATGGGGTCTCTAAGGCTGCCGCTAGATATGAGACCAACCGACAGTATATCTATCGGTGGAAACGACGCTTTCTCCCTCTTTTCCGAGCGCTAACTCTAAGTAATCTTTTGCTTCCGTATACTCAATGCCAGAAGATCGTTCTTTAAAAACTACCTCTATATCATTACATGCCACAAGCACCTTCAAAGATTAATTATCCTCCATTGATGCTTTTCAATCGAACATCAGTTCTGTATGTATTATAATCGTGTTGTATAATTGAAAAGAGAGCGGATGCGATTTCCCGATATTTGATACCAAACAAAAAGAAATAGCATTCACTTCACCGTCCAAAGTAGATGCTATTTCAACAATACATTTTACTGAGGGCAAATCGGAACTTCGCTTCCGACTACCTTTCTAAGTAAATTATACAATGGGGTGCTTGAGAAATCAAGTACCCTTTTTGTCTCTCACTACTAAATCTATTCTCATAGAGACTATCCCAAAGTGTTCGTGTAGAAAACGTTTAAAGTTGGTTGATTTTTTTAGAGTTTTTCTATCCTCTGTCTGCCAATATATATAGTCTTTCCAGCCATTATCAGTAAAAACTTTATTCATCAACCTCTACCTCAACGAGTTTATGCGTAGAAATAGTTCCATTCTCCAACTGTGACTTCGATTCCATTAACCAATCATAGTTAGTTTTATTTCCCATTACGTAAATGTTTTCCATGAGATTATTATAGGACTCTTCTGATAACATTACAACGTTCTTATTATTTTTTCTGGTAACAATCATTGTTTCATAATCATCTGTTACTTTATCCATATATGACTTCATATTATCACGAAGATTGGTATAATATTTTAACAATATTATGAATTTCTGTACTTTTATTATATCGTACAGACAAAAGTTCATTGCCATATCAAAATTCTATTTACTCTTCATTTATTGTTACATTCTTATCTTCCTTAAGACGCGGATTCGCAGGAAACCAACCTTTACTCACGCGCTCCGCCTGTTCCTTCAGCTCATGAATGGACCACAGCATAGTAAACCCTAAGACTGCGAGACCTCCGGATACAATCGTATGTGAGACAAATAGAGAAGCTGCGCAGCTCACAAGGCCGCCAATTAAGAATACAGGCCAAATCCTCCATGTGAAATAGTATTCACACTTAATAACAATAGGATGAAACAGACCTATAATAATAAAAGATAGTGCTCCGATAATTAAACCTGATATATGCATAACTTCCTCCTTAAACAATAATGTTCGCGTTGATAATACAGCTAAAACATTGCTTTTACCGATTGTAATACAAGTATAATTCTCACCGCTCTTCGCAAAGCCGGGAACAATTGCGTCCGTTGTCTTTTGCTTTATACAAGGCCGAATCCGCCTGGGATAACATCTCATCCAAGGAATATGCGCTTCCTGCTTGAGAATATGCTATTCCGATACTAATTGTAACTCTTATTTCATGTCCTTGGTAAAGAATTATTGTATTCTCAATATCCATCCGAAGTCTTTCCACTATGTCGAGCACCTTCTCTACCGGGAGATTCTCCAACATAACCACAATTTCCTCACCGCCGTAACGCCCTACCATATCATTCTGGCGAAAATAGCCTTTTATAATAGCTGCTATGTCCTGCAGCACCATATCTCCACAAGAATGTCCGTAGGTGTCGTTCACTAGTTTAAAATGGTCCAAATCAATCATTAGTAAGGCATATGGATAGCTTTTAGCTTTCTTCGAACTTAGCTTAAAATTCGCAAGATCGAAGAAAGTAGCCCTATTATAAATATGCATTAAAGGATCAAAAGTTGCTTTGCTATATAAGCTTTTCAGTTCGTTTTCTTTATCGGTAATATCATGGAATACAATACAGGTAGCATTTTTCTTATTATTTTGCACGATGTGAGTCTGTGTCACCCTATAAAACCGCATCTCACCATCTATGGGGAGATATAGCTCACCTTCGTTTTTAAGCCACTGAGGGTCCTTTATGATCTCGCCGGGAAGCAAGGAGGCTAACTCGGGAAACAGATTCTTGGCTGCCTTATTCGCATCCAAAAAACCGAAATCCTTGCCGTAAACGATAAAGGCATCTCCCATCGATTCAATCACTTGTGCCCGGGCTAACGGTACAACATTAAGTAAATTCTGCTTCCGAACAGAATATAGGAGCAGTGCCATAGAAAGAGAGACTGCAAAAGGATTCAGATCGATGCGAAGATGATTATAGGAAAAAGTATGATAAATATTAACCACAAGGGGCATCAAAATAGATGCCAGCAAGCTAAGGCTCTGCCGTTTCTGCAATTGGCTTCCTATTCTTAGGTTCTTTAGAATACGCAGGATATTTAAAAATACGAACAGAAAACTATATGCAGTGGCAAGATAGCTCATCGGGCCCGCATATCCATGACAATTAGCAAGCTGCCCATTCCAGAAATATTCGATATGTGTATAATGTAAACGCACTAACGGAAATGCCTGAATGGTGAACAAATTAAATATAGGTAATGCAAAAATCAGACAATGCCTGCGAAGACTAAAGCGCTTTTCCCCATAAACATCCCGTATGAAAAGATAGTTTAGAATTACAAGGAACGGGGTTCCCATCTTTTGTACCCGCACTCCCATGAATGCAGCTTCTAACGTAGGAGAAATAATTTCCAACAAGTAACCAAATACATACAGGAAAGTACAGATGGTGGCGAAAATTAAGAAAAATGATCGTTCCGAATTGTGGTTCGCAACCGCATATATTAACAACAGGACGGAACCTAATGTTGCTGTAAGCATGAACCAAACAAATACATTCACCCCAACAACCTCCTTAGTAAAATTTTATATATCGTATATAGCCTATTTATTATTTTATCTTGCTTATCTTTTATAATACTCCGTTTTATTACAAGCCACTTCTACACTTT encodes:
- a CDS encoding zinc ribbon domain-containing protein codes for the protein MDFFEKVGATIVTAGKDVTDKAKDLAEIANLRSQINACEEVIKKNYMEIGRLYYEQFKEAEYNDFVEQCSAITNAKSGVEALEEKIRDIKGV
- a CDS encoding gamma carbonic anhydrase family protein, with protein sequence MEEGKIHSSAFIAQGAIVLGDVRVGEECSIWFHATVRADRDEIIIGNRSNIQDNAVVHVETDFPVYIGENVTVGHSAIVHGSTIGDNTLVGMGAIILNGAKVGKNCIIGAGALVPQNMVIPDDSLVIGCPGKILRKVTEEERRASLHNAMEYAREGQNYKT
- a CDS encoding MATE family efflux transporter, with translation MKKYNMLTDAPGKSLFFFALPLIIGNLFQQFYNMADSIIVGRFVGEEALAAVGASYSLTTVFIMIAIGGGIGASVVTSQYLGAGLHDKMKISVYTALISFAVLSIVMGVFGFVMCENILLALRTPENILADAILYLRIYFVGLPFLFMYNILSALFNSLGDSKTPLYLLIFSSILNVVLDLYMVLSLHMGVAGVAVATVIAQGISALLSFSILTRRLRQYGGQEDKFVAFRGDMLGKMLRIALPSMIQQSIVSIGMLVVQSVVNGFGSSVLAGYTSGIRIESICIVSMIAMGNAVSTFTAQNMGAERADRVRQGYRSAYVLIFAFAVITFLILTIFHGQLISAFIDSESGGEAFAVGNAYITFIRFFFVFIGLKSITDGVLRGAGDVAVFTIANLINLGIRVFISFQFAGIWGIEAVWYAVPMGWVANYIISFLWMLTGKWSKKKIVSS
- a CDS encoding MFS transporter; this encodes MKNKIPFYEKLAFAVGDGGCNFIWTTIGSFLTLYYTDNVGISAAVIGTIMLLSRLVDGFSDLGMGVIIDRTHTRLGKARPWILWSAVPMGVGLVLLFSVPDSFSSGAKIAYAAISYTIMAAVIYTASNLAYNTLLSLEAPDPKDRVTMSSMRFFCTMSVVLIINYNTMKLVNKFGWTGMAIIFGIIAIVLLLITFFFTKERNFVDVQEKKEEKEKVSVIHSFKILFKNKYFVLITLIFIINYTALGINNGIRIYFARDVLGNAALMGTLTLCFILPKMIGNLLYPQISKMLGKWKSLVIGYVLEMFGVGMMMVMPASLPGTITGLVLLGIGGIPHTAGLFAMVADIVDYGEWKTGVRIDGLTYSATSFGMKVGSGFGAAVVGWGLAWGHYNGVLASQTTETVNAIKMLFTAVPFVLFAVGLIILLFANIDKIYPQISKDLAERRLAR
- a CDS encoding beta-glucosidase, whose protein sequence is MMKYSKEKRMLFTDKAKSIVDTLSLEEKVSLMSGSMTFEEVRGAIRKLTKEHYNQFPYPAGGIPEKGISPMLFCDGPRGVVCGNGKSTCFPVSMLRGATFDTELEEEIGEAIAREVLAFGGNLFAGVCINLPYNPGWGRSQETYGEDSFELGEMGAALVKGVQKHGVMACLKHFAFNQMENARFKVNIDCSKRTEREVFLPHFKKCIDAGAGSVMSAYNLYKGTMCGHNNYLLNQVLKEEWGFDGFIMSDFVWGVKDTVEAVNGGQNMEMCVTKFFGEKLINAVKEGLVDEGKIDDAALRIIRTILAFTEDKERVKMDVVGCKDHIQLALQSAREGITLIKNQNHVLPLDKKTTRQVVVFGKLAQDEATGDKGSSQVFPPYVVTPLQGIVKASSNTEVIYYEGEDLNHCKKLAESADAVIFVVGYDFNDEGEFVAPNKEDVYTGAIGGDRRTGLGLHKEDIELLKHIGPVNNNSIAVLIGGSTILISEWKDCVSSIVMAYYPGMEGGTALGEIIYGDVNPSGKLPFVIPKKESDLPQVDWDAEYQYYEYFHGYRKLEKEGVEPEVPFGFGLSYTSFTKDKMKAWVADDVLYACCELKNTGDCEGDEVLQLYVGFEHSKVERPFKTLKGFKRVHLQQSEKRQVIISCPVSELSWFNEEKNAFEIEHMEYEVYLGTSSATKDLLKTTITI
- a CDS encoding AraC family transcriptional regulator, yielding MSSYIFETVEFKNQYPVNAFAASIQSSSFHWHYEYELIVVLKGSIIVSVSPKPIDMHQGDIILVNSKTVHEIKSEDQNICMILQLDPGLFKKENSDNAYYRFYLNSVVNEESAKKEYSYFVKKVAGIVLPVLQQDRKACYRLRAKVYDLIADLFEYVQYDMHLKTEQSDSNAATLMKIIDYLKDNLSEEDVMGSLYKEIGMGEKTVYRYLKEHAGFSLKEMLDTLRVNEAKRLLKNTEKSIGCIIDECGFGSENTFYRIFKKSAGLTPNEYRQRKIDIEGSPKLRGYLDFEQGEAKRILLEILEDKG
- a CDS encoding type II toxin-antitoxin system Phd/YefM family antitoxin, with the translated sequence MLLKYYTNLRDNMKSYMDKVTDDYETMIVTRKNNKNVVMLSEESYNNLMENIYVMGNKTNYDWLMESKSQLENGTISTHKLVEVEVDE
- a CDS encoding DUF4491 family protein, with amino-acid sequence MHISGLIIGALSFIIIGLFHPIVIKCEYYFTWRIWPVFLIGGLVSCAASLFVSHTIVSGGLAVLGFTMLWSIHELKEQAERVSKGWFPANPRLKEDKNVTINEE
- a CDS encoding histidine kinase N-terminal 7TM domain-containing diguanylate cyclase, which translates into the protein MNVFVWFMLTATLGSVLLLIYAVANHNSERSFFLIFATICTFLYVFGYLLEIISPTLEAAFMGVRVQKMGTPFLVILNYLFIRDVYGEKRFSLRRHCLIFALPIFNLFTIQAFPLVRLHYTHIEYFWNGQLANCHGYAGPMSYLATAYSFLFVFLNILRILKNLRIGSQLQKRQSLSLLASILMPLVVNIYHTFSYNHLRIDLNPFAVSLSMALLLYSVRKQNLLNVVPLARAQVIESMGDAFIVYGKDFGFLDANKAAKNLFPELASLLPGEIIKDPQWLKNEGELYLPIDGEMRFYRVTQTHIVQNNKKNATCIVFHDITDKENELKSLYSKATFDPLMHIYNRATFFDLANFKLSSKKAKSYPYALLMIDLDHFKLVNDTYGHSCGDMVLQDIAAIIKGYFRQNDMVGRYGGEEIVVMLENLPVEKVLDIVERLRMDIENTIILYQGHEIRVTISIGIAYSQAGSAYSLDEMLSQADSALYKAKDNGRNCSRLCEER